A segment of the Leptolyngbya sp. NIES-3755 genome:
TGGATATCAATCATCGTGGCATTACTCCAAATGTTGTAGTTCCTCTGACGAAGCAACAGCAGCAAGAATTATCGAGTCACCCCGACAGACTGGGGACGACGCAAGACCCCCAGTATCAACAGGCGGTGGGTGTCTTGCAGCAGTAATCGGTCTTATGAGTGTAGCAAGAGACGACGAATTTTCACTGAACGCTGAGCAATCAGAAAATCTCGATCGTCTCTGCTCCACTACTTGAAGTTAAAAATTTGAAGTTAAAAATCTAAGATTTCCCTAATCGTACTTTTCAAGTCCGCATCCGCAGGACGTTTCGCAAATTGCTCATGACTGTAAATCCAGACTAACTGGATCGTACAGGTCGCTTCGTTGACCAAGTACATCAGCCGAATTTGTCCTGAAGCTCCTTTTGAAATCCGGAGTTCTAGCTTGTGAAATGTCCAATCCTCTGGTAGCTGAATCTTCCCTGGCAACGGTTCATTACGCGAGTTGTTTGGATATGGGTCATCCACCAGATCTTCTAAAGTCCTTGTAACAAGCTCTACGATCGCATCTTTGTGAACCTTAGCTAGCTTCTTAAAAGAGCGCTTAAAGTTTTCGGAGTCTTCAATCGAGAAGGGAGTTGAGCCAGTCACGGACTTCTCCTTTCTGAATGCGTTTTGGAGACTCTAAAGCGATCGCATCTTCCAAAACTTGAGACATTACCGATTGATAAGCTGGGTGTTCTCGCTCGATCAAATCGAGTTTCTGACTACCTAAGGCTTTCATGTCTTCTAAAAGAATGGGTTCTGTTGAACTCGCCTCAGCAGGAAGACCCCTGCGAGCTTTCTTCCAAGGAAATTCCACGTGGGTCATCGTACTCAACCGATAGGCATGATAACGACCAAAATATTCCCATGCTTCTTCTAGGAGATCCTTAATCTCAGATGGAAGGTGCAGTAAAGTTTCCTTGCGCGGGATTGGAAGTTGTTTCGACTCAAATTCACAGTAAAACTGGTAAGCAGATGGGCACACAGGTCCGTATCGCCACGCCTGGATCTCTTCTTTGAACAAGGGCGAGTCGTACAAAGCAAGATGCAAGCTTTGAGAATAATAAAGGAGCTTTTGAACCTTCATGTTGGTCATTTCAGCTTCTACACCGTCCTCATAAGCTCTCATGATGAAGTAGCTAGCCACATTAAGGCAGTCAACCATAGCTCAATCCACCACCCTAGCTAAGCGATTTATCTGAACCATCCATCTAATCACCATCATAGATCGTATCTCCAACAAGTACAATGGTACTTAAGTATCTTAAGGTCAACGAAAATATCCCAATCGTCGCCAATATTGCTGCACTCGCGCTTCCCATTGTTGCCAATATTCCTCGATCGCATTCGGCTCAAACCAAAATATCTCGGCAGGCGTTTCCGGAATTGCAACGACCAGCAAAGCATGACAGAGGTTCAGGTTATAGTCTCGATATAGCTGGTTCGCTGCTCCACAATACGCCACTAACTGAAGTGGATAATCGTACAAGCGATCGACGGTTTTTTTCGGTCGATCGCTTGTTTTCCATTCACAGATACAAGGCACTCCTTCAAAGCTGGCAACACAATCCACGACTCCGGCATATCCCAACTCGTCGTGAATCACTACGCCTTCGACCAGTCGAACTTGCTCGATCGTTTTCAACACGGGTTCCACACTTTCCCAATACGGACGAATCGATTCTGGGCAATCCACTTCCTGACCTTGAAGGTATTTCTGAATATACCGATGGGTTCCAGTTCCGCGCCGACTCGCAGTTTTG
Coding sequences within it:
- a CDS encoding hypothetical protein (similar to AA sequence:cyanobase_aa:cce_1104): MTGSTPFSIEDSENFKRSFKKLAKVHKDAIVELVTRTLEDLVDDPYPNNSRNEPLPGKIQLPEDWTFHKLELRISKGASGQIRLMYLVNEATCTIQLVWIYSHEQFAKRPADADLKSTIREILDF
- a CDS encoding putative prophage protein (similar to AA sequence:cyanobase_aa:MAE52780), whose protein sequence is MVDCLNVASYFIMRAYEDGVEAEMTNMKVQKLLYYSQSLHLALYDSPLFKEEIQAWRYGPVCPSAYQFYCEFESKQLPIPRKETLLHLPSEIKDLLEEAWEYFGRYHAYRLSTMTHVEFPWKKARRGLPAEASSTEPILLEDMKALGSQKLDLIEREHPAYQSVMSQVLEDAIALESPKRIQKGEVRDWLNSLLD
- a CDS encoding hypothetical protein (hypothetical protein S7335_2923;~similar to AA sequence:cyanobase_aa:LBDG_37900) codes for the protein MIELPRYASKSVREAGKQFYLDTKGDRIPSVTTILNATKPREDRERLFNWQQRIGVEQAAEITKTASRRGTGTHRYIQKYLQGQEVDCPESIRPYWESVEPVLKTIEQVRLVEGVVIHDELGYAGVVDCVASFEGVPCICEWKTSDRPKKTVDRLYDYPLQLVAYCGAANQLYRDYNLNLCHALLVVAIPETPAEIFWFEPNAIEEYWQQWEARVQQYWRRLGYFR